The Bacillota bacterium genome has a segment encoding these proteins:
- a CDS encoding MFS transporter: MRRVYVSEVIDELGLSKFTWMVFLVLLGAMIFDGLDYMIVSFTMPQISKEWALTKVQTGSLASWGLLGLVIGGAISGLISDRIGRKKTLIWACVFYSLLTFLIYFAPNFETFAILRVLAGVGLGAFIPVCVTLISEFAPTKVRGVFVSSSLAAIVFGWVIAGLVAIPIVPRLGWRPCYVIGCVSLLYALVIAMLPESIHWLLSKGRGEKAVDIIRRMEESARGVAREWSPENLLVPPPPRSVGVGALFSREYCLSTIGLMLMFFLGYTSVYGVTSWMPTLLLEKGLPIAKSYGYSVGLNVGAAIGNVFTGWVGDKIGRKRNIVFGFLVAALAIILLAYASGEMQTLAACVFVGLTINYALTGIQPLSAEVYRTEFRNTGVAWTQAFGRLGGFLAPIFAGYVQQRGAGFSGTLLWFVIPAVVGAIVTAFFVRYETKGKRLEDIASEVLGGDR, encoded by the coding sequence ATGAGAAGGGTTTATGTTTCTGAAGTAATCGACGAGTTGGGATTGTCTAAATTTACTTGGATGGTTTTCCTGGTGTTGCTTGGCGCTATGATTTTCGATGGCCTTGACTACATGATTGTTTCCTTTACAATGCCGCAGATTTCCAAGGAATGGGCGCTAACAAAGGTTCAGACAGGAAGCCTTGCATCGTGGGGCCTCTTGGGGTTAGTAATTGGAGGAGCTATTTCAGGGCTTATTTCGGACCGCATCGGAAGGAAGAAGACGCTCATATGGGCTTGCGTTTTCTATTCTCTTCTAACCTTTTTGATTTACTTTGCACCGAATTTTGAGACATTTGCTATTTTGAGAGTGCTTGCTGGAGTAGGATTAGGTGCTTTTATTCCTGTTTGCGTGACGCTAATTTCCGAATTCGCGCCAACAAAGGTTCGAGGGGTTTTTGTATCATCCTCGCTCGCAGCTATAGTTTTCGGCTGGGTTATTGCTGGTTTAGTCGCGATTCCCATCGTGCCTCGCTTGGGATGGAGACCTTGCTACGTGATTGGGTGCGTTTCGCTCCTTTACGCCCTGGTCATAGCAATGTTACCTGAATCGATACACTGGTTGCTCAGCAAGGGTCGAGGAGAAAAGGCAGTTGATATCATTAGAAGAATGGAAGAGTCTGCAAGAGGAGTGGCGAGAGAATGGTCTCCTGAGAACCTGCTTGTGCCACCTCCTCCGAGGTCGGTTGGCGTAGGAGCGTTGTTTTCTCGTGAATATTGTCTATCAACTATAGGCCTCATGCTTATGTTCTTCCTGGGTTACACGTCAGTTTATGGTGTGACATCATGGATGCCTACTCTCTTACTTGAGAAAGGGTTACCGATTGCAAAAAGCTACGGATATTCTGTTGGCTTGAACGTAGGAGCGGCGATTGGCAATGTGTTTACTGGCTGGGTCGGGGATAAGATCGGGAGAAAGAGAAACATTGTGTTTGGTTTTCTTGTGGCTGCCTTAGCGATTATTTTGCTGGCTTATGCATCAGGGGAAATGCAGACTCTGGCTGCATGCGTCTTTGTGGGCCTTACCATTAATTACGCTCTTACCGGAATCCAGCCGCTTTCTGCAGAAGTGTACAGGACCGAATTCAGAAACACCGGGGTTGCGTGGACTCAGGCGTTTGGCCGCCTTGGCGGTTTTTTGGCTCCTATCTTTGCCGGTTATGTGCAGCAGAGGGGTGCCGGTTTCTCGGGTACACTGCTCTGGTTTGTCATACCTGCAGTGGTAGGGGCTATTGTAACAGCATTTTTCGTGAGATATGAGACTAAAGGAAAAAGGCTTGAGGATATAGCCAGTGAAGTTTTGGGTGGAGACCGGTAA